Proteins encoded in a region of the Streptomyces sp. NBC_00258 genome:
- a CDS encoding SDR family NAD(P)-dependent oxidoreductase, giving the protein MTTFALIGAGPGLGLAAARRFGTAGHSVALISRNAQRLDSLTAELADDGIKARGFAADVLDTESLTAALYAAGTSLGTVEILQYSPVPRADFMKPVLDTGADDLDAPLAFSVKGPVTAVNAVLPGMREIGRGTLLFVNGSSAVRPNPNVAGTSIAFAAESAYARMLHDTLAPQNIHAAQLIVPGAIRPDSEHSSPGALAQRLYDIHGERDGFRHYSEPLPD; this is encoded by the coding sequence GTGACCACTTTCGCCCTCATCGGTGCAGGACCCGGCCTCGGGCTCGCCGCCGCCCGACGCTTCGGAACTGCCGGCCACAGCGTCGCCCTCATCTCCCGCAACGCCCAGCGCCTGGACAGCCTGACGGCCGAACTGGCCGACGACGGTATCAAGGCCCGCGGTTTCGCCGCCGACGTCCTGGACACCGAGTCCCTGACCGCGGCCCTGTACGCGGCCGGTACCTCGCTGGGGACCGTCGAGATCCTCCAGTACAGCCCGGTGCCCCGGGCCGACTTCATGAAGCCGGTCCTGGACACCGGCGCCGACGACCTGGACGCGCCCCTCGCGTTCTCCGTCAAGGGCCCTGTCACCGCGGTGAACGCTGTCTTGCCCGGCATGCGGGAGATCGGCCGCGGCACGCTGCTGTTCGTCAACGGCTCCAGCGCCGTACGCCCCAACCCGAACGTCGCCGGCACCTCCATCGCCTTCGCCGCCGAGAGTGCCTACGCCCGCATGCTCCACGACACGCTCGCCCCGCAGAACATCCACGCCGCGCAGCTGATCGTGCCGGGTGCCATCCGGCCCGACTCCGAACACAGCAGCCCCGGCGCCCTGGCCCAGCGCCTGTACGACATCCACGGCGAGCGCGACGGCTTCCGCCACTACTCCGAGCCCCTTCCTGACTGA
- a CDS encoding cyclophilin-like fold protein — translation MAIRVTIDGRRVDATLNDSPAARDFADLLPLTLDLEDFHQTERIADLPRRLTTSGAPDPAVPRAGDLAYYAPWGNLALYYRDGDSASADLLILGHVDADADRLGTADRITIEAAP, via the coding sequence ATGGCCATCCGGGTCACCATCGACGGCCGACGCGTCGACGCCACTTTGAATGACAGCCCTGCCGCCCGTGACTTCGCCGATCTGCTCCCGCTCACCCTGGATCTGGAGGACTTCCACCAGACGGAGCGGATCGCGGACCTGCCGCGCAGGCTGACCACCTCCGGCGCCCCGGACCCAGCTGTGCCCCGGGCCGGTGACCTGGCCTACTACGCACCCTGGGGCAACCTGGCTCTCTACTACCGCGACGGCGATTCCGCCTCCGCCGACCTGCTCATCCTCGGCCACGTCGACGCCGACGCCGACCGGCTCGGCACGGCCGACCGCATCACCATCGAAGCTGCTCCCTGA
- a CDS encoding zinc-dependent alcohol dehydrogenase family protein codes for MRGAVIHAPGDVRVETLADPKISRPTDTIIRTVATCVCGSDLWPYRGAEPVDEPHPMGHEYVGIVEEVGSEVTNVKPGQFVVGSFATSDNTCQNCLNGWQSSCLHREFMSTCQADYVRIPNAHGTLVATDGHPDGALVPGLLAVSDVMGTGWYAAVAAEVKPGSTAVVVGDGAVGLCGVIAACELGAERIIAMSRHESRQKLALEFGATDIVAERGDEGIARVKDLTGGIGADSVLECVGTAESMRQALSSARPGGNVGFVGVPHEVAVDGQELFFSQVALRGGPAPVRRFLPDLIDRVLTGRINPGKVFDLTLPLEQVAEGYKAMDERRAIKTLLKP; via the coding sequence ATGCGCGGAGCAGTCATTCACGCCCCCGGCGACGTGCGCGTCGAGACCCTGGCCGACCCGAAGATCAGCCGGCCGACCGACACGATCATCCGTACGGTCGCCACCTGTGTATGCGGCTCGGACCTGTGGCCCTACCGCGGCGCGGAGCCGGTGGACGAGCCCCATCCGATGGGGCACGAGTACGTCGGCATCGTCGAGGAAGTCGGCAGCGAGGTCACGAACGTCAAGCCGGGCCAGTTCGTCGTCGGGTCGTTCGCCACCTCGGACAACACCTGCCAGAACTGCCTGAACGGCTGGCAGTCCTCCTGCCTGCACCGCGAGTTCATGAGCACCTGTCAGGCCGACTACGTCCGCATCCCCAACGCCCACGGCACCCTCGTCGCCACCGACGGGCATCCGGACGGCGCGCTGGTGCCCGGCCTGCTCGCCGTCTCCGATGTGATGGGCACCGGCTGGTACGCCGCTGTGGCCGCTGAGGTCAAGCCCGGCTCCACCGCCGTCGTCGTGGGCGACGGAGCGGTCGGCCTGTGCGGCGTCATCGCCGCGTGCGAACTCGGCGCGGAGCGAATCATCGCCATGAGCCGCCACGAGTCCCGTCAGAAACTCGCCCTCGAATTCGGCGCCACCGACATCGTCGCCGAACGCGGCGACGAGGGCATCGCCCGCGTCAAGGACCTCACCGGCGGCATCGGCGCCGATTCCGTACTGGAGTGCGTCGGCACCGCCGAGTCGATGCGGCAGGCTCTGAGCTCCGCCCGGCCCGGCGGCAATGTCGGCTTCGTCGGTGTCCCGCACGAGGTGGCGGTCGACGGCCAGGAGCTGTTCTTCTCCCAGGTCGCCCTGCGCGGCGGCCCCGCTCCCGTGCGCCGCTTCCTGCCCGACCTGATCGACCGGGTTCTGACCGGCCGGATCAACCCGGGCAAGGTCTTCGACCTCACCCTGCCCCTGGAGCAGGTCGCCGAAGGCTACAAGGCGATGGACGAACGCCGCGCCATCAAGACCCTCCTGAAGCCCTGA
- a CDS encoding RNA polymerase sigma-70 factor — protein sequence MVDARDEQDPYIEHRRLLFATAYRMLSSVTDAEDVLQDTWLKWSTADRDAIRHPKAYLVRTVTNLSLNRLTSARATRETYVGPWLPEPLLTSPDIAAKTELADSVSTAMLVVLETLSPVERAVFLLREVFGYSHAEIAETLERPEPTVRQIAHRARQHVQARRPRFDADQTQRRQVTAQFIEACAGGDLNAVMELLAPEVTSWSDGGGKVTAARRPLHGTDHVARWIVGFLAKPELAALLMEPAIINGELGVLATLGGHTVGALSFDLVDGRIQNLRFQVNPEKLSGLTPDNSLALP from the coding sequence ATGGTCGACGCCAGGGACGAACAGGACCCGTACATCGAACACCGCAGGCTCTTGTTCGCCACCGCCTACCGCATGCTGAGCAGCGTCACCGACGCTGAGGACGTCCTCCAGGACACCTGGCTGAAGTGGAGCACCGCGGACCGCGACGCGATCCGCCACCCCAAGGCCTACCTGGTGCGCACGGTCACCAACCTCTCGTTGAACCGCCTTACCTCCGCACGGGCGACCCGCGAAACCTACGTCGGGCCGTGGCTCCCCGAGCCCCTGCTGACCTCCCCCGATATCGCCGCGAAGACCGAATTGGCCGACAGCGTCTCCACAGCGATGCTGGTCGTCCTGGAAACCCTCAGCCCCGTCGAACGCGCCGTCTTCCTGCTCCGCGAGGTCTTCGGCTACTCGCACGCCGAGATCGCCGAGACCCTCGAACGTCCCGAGCCGACAGTCCGCCAGATCGCCCACCGCGCACGCCAGCACGTCCAGGCCCGCCGCCCCCGCTTCGACGCAGACCAGACCCAGCGCCGGCAGGTCACCGCCCAGTTCATAGAGGCCTGCGCGGGCGGGGACCTGAACGCCGTCATGGAGCTGCTCGCCCCCGAGGTCACCTCTTGGTCCGACGGCGGCGGCAAAGTCACGGCCGCCCGCCGCCCCCTCCACGGCACCGACCACGTCGCGCGCTGGATCGTTGGTTTCCTGGCCAAGCCCGAACTGGCCGCCCTGCTCATGGAGCCGGCCATCATCAACGGCGAACTCGGCGTCCTGGCCACCCTCGGCGGACACACGGTTGGCGCCCTCTCGTTCGACCTCGTGGACGGCCGCATCCAGAACCTGCGCTTCCAGGTCAACCCCGAAAAGCTCAGCGGCCTGACCCCCGACAACAGCTTGGCGCTGCCCTGA
- a CDS encoding MFS transporter, with translation MPSTSGTTPGKLPFVVWVLAAGTFLMGTTEFVIAGLLPELSTGLGVSTSQAGLLITAFAVGMIIGAPTMALATLRLPQRQTLILALAVFSLGHVVAALSTAFTVVLAARVVTALATGAFWSVGFVVATAAAGPQRATRATGVMIGGLTLANVVGVPIGSFAGQFVGWRGPFWALAVLSALAAVFIGRFIPTQEQRAAVSLRAEFGALRQGRLWLALSAAVFIMGGVLATYSYVTPLLTDRAGIPAGAVPFVLIAFGVGALGGTATGGRLGERRPMGTTITAAAATALVLFLMIPLSTNAVTATVLVFLMGLTGFAVNPVVTALAMRFAGDAPTLTSALTTSAFNVGVAGGSFVAGTALDSSLGVTGPPLVGTVIAALTLFPLIALAVRGVSGRSRIVAQCTAPAHALDDVPARMPSHG, from the coding sequence ATGCCTTCCACGTCCGGGACCACCCCCGGCAAGCTCCCCTTCGTCGTCTGGGTGCTGGCCGCAGGTACGTTCCTGATGGGCACCACCGAGTTCGTCATCGCCGGGCTGCTGCCCGAACTGTCCACCGGCCTCGGTGTGAGCACGTCCCAGGCCGGGCTGCTGATCACCGCCTTCGCCGTCGGCATGATCATCGGTGCGCCGACCATGGCCCTGGCCACCCTGCGCCTGCCCCAGCGGCAGACGCTGATCCTGGCCCTTGCCGTCTTCAGCCTCGGTCACGTGGTGGCGGCCCTCAGCACCGCCTTCACCGTCGTCCTAGCCGCCCGCGTCGTCACCGCGCTGGCCACCGGAGCGTTCTGGTCCGTCGGGTTCGTCGTCGCCACCGCCGCCGCGGGCCCGCAGAGGGCCACCCGCGCGACCGGCGTCATGATCGGTGGGCTGACCCTGGCCAACGTCGTGGGTGTGCCCATCGGCTCCTTCGCCGGCCAGTTCGTCGGCTGGCGCGGCCCGTTCTGGGCCCTGGCCGTGCTCTCCGCTCTCGCCGCCGTCTTCATCGGCCGCTTCATCCCCACCCAGGAACAGCGCGCGGCCGTCTCGCTTCGCGCCGAGTTCGGCGCGCTACGCCAGGGCCGGCTGTGGCTGGCGCTGAGCGCCGCCGTGTTCATCATGGGCGGGGTGCTGGCGACCTACAGCTATGTCACTCCGCTGCTGACCGACCGCGCCGGGATCCCGGCGGGCGCCGTGCCGTTCGTCCTCATCGCCTTCGGCGTCGGCGCTCTGGGCGGCACCGCCACCGGCGGCCGTCTGGGTGAGCGCCGTCCGATGGGCACCACCATCACCGCCGCAGCGGCGACCGCTCTGGTCCTGTTCCTGATGATCCCGCTGTCCACCAACGCGGTCACGGCCACCGTCCTGGTCTTCCTCATGGGCCTGACCGGTTTCGCGGTGAACCCCGTCGTCACGGCGCTAGCCATGCGGTTCGCCGGTGACGCCCCGACCCTGACGTCCGCGCTGACCACCTCCGCCTTCAACGTCGGCGTGGCCGGTGGCTCCTTCGTCGCGGGCACGGCCCTGGACTCTTCCCTCGGCGTGACCGGTCCGCCCCTGGTGGGCACGGTCATAGCCGCCCTCACTCTGTTCCCGCTCATCGCCCTCGCCGTCCGCGGCGTCTCCGGCAGGAGCCGCATCGTGGCTCAGTGCACCGCTCCGGCCCACGCACTGGATGACGTGCCCGCACGGATGCCGTCGCATGGCTGA
- a CDS encoding IS5 family transposase (programmed frameshift): MAAELVPDDLWERVAPLLPARPPRRHRYPGRLPADDRAALRGIVYVLCKSVSWRDVPAEQVGCSGVTAWRRLRDWTEAGVWPQLHEVLLAELRAAGLLDMDDAAIDGSHVRALKRGAHTGPSPVDRARPGSKHHLIVDRQGTPLCVSLTSGNRHDITQLMPLLDAIPRIRGVRGRPRHRPTRLFADRGYDYDKYRRLLRARGITPKFARKGITHGSGLGKTRWVVERTFAWLHQFKRLRIRYEKRADLHLGFLQLACSIICLRRLRTSF, translated from the exons GTGGCTGCTGAACTTGTGCCTGATGACCTGTGGGAACGTGTAGCCCCGCTTTTACCTGCTCGGCCGCCTCGGCGGCATCGGTATCCGGGGCGGTTGCCGGCAGATGACCGGGCTGCGCTCAGAGGCATCGTCTACGTGCTGTGCAAAAGCGTGAGCTGGCGGGACGTTCCCGCAGAACAGGTCGGCTGCAGTGGCGTGACGGCCTGGCGGCGACTGCGGGACTGGACCGAGGCCGGTGTCTGGCCGCAACTGCACGAGGTGCTGCTGGCCGAGCTGCGTGCGGCGGGTCTGCTGGACATGGACGACGCCGCGATCGACGGATCGCACGTGAGGGCTCTGA AAAGGGGGGCTCACACCGGACCTTCGCCGGTCGACCGGGCCCGGCCCGGCAGCAAGCACCACTTGATCGTCGACCGGCAAGGCACCCCCCTTTGCGTCTCACTGACCAGCGGGAACCGCCACGACATCACCCAGCTGATGCCCCTGCTCGATGCGATACCCCGCATCCGTGGTGTCCGCGGTCGACCCAGGCACCGGCCAACTCGGCTGTTCGCCGACCGCGGTTACGACTACGACAAGTACCGCCGCCTTCTCCGGGCTCGCGGCATCACACCCAAGTTCGCCCGAAAAGGCATCACGCACGGCTCCGGCCTGGGAAAGACGCGTTGGGTCGTGGAGCGCACATTTGCCTGGCTGCACCAGTTCAAACGGCTGCGGATCCGCTACGAGAAGCGCGCAGATCTCCACCTGGGCTTCCTCCAACTTGCCTGCAGCATCATCTGCTTGAGACGACTCCGAACCTCATTCTGA
- a CDS encoding NAD(P)/FAD-dependent oxidoreductase has translation MNHGHHIVVLGAGYTGMFSAIRLAHRTRRTGVKITLVNPSSRFVERLRMHQIAAGQELADHQIPDLLAGTGVTFVQGTATAIDTEARQITIDSAETLAYDTLVYALGSSADTGKVPGADTQAFTLDNPEIAGRFAARLTEVAASGGTVTVCGGGLTGIEAATEIAESHPGLDVTLISVTEPGGMMGARARAYLYGTLDRLGVTLETGTRVTEVLPDAVELADGRLVRSDACLWTTGVKVSPLAANAGIATDDRGLILVDATLRSVSHPEIHAIGDAAAVRLAWGQIHGTCQSGLPTAQYTADTIARLVRGKAIKPFRFGYFHQPVSLGRRDAVIQFTKADDTPRRMHLTGRSAAAYKEMVSGSPLTTYRFSKRMNVTTIVSKGGSVTRKPAA, from the coding sequence ATGAACCATGGCCACCACATCGTCGTCCTCGGCGCCGGCTACACGGGCATGTTCAGCGCCATCCGGCTGGCCCACCGCACTCGCCGGACCGGCGTGAAGATCACCCTGGTCAACCCCTCGAGCCGGTTCGTCGAGCGGCTGCGGATGCACCAGATCGCCGCCGGACAGGAGTTGGCCGACCACCAGATCCCCGACCTGCTCGCCGGAACCGGCGTCACGTTCGTCCAGGGCACCGCCACCGCCATCGACACCGAGGCCCGGCAGATCACCATCGACAGCGCCGAGACCCTCGCGTACGACACGCTCGTCTACGCGCTGGGCAGCTCGGCCGACACCGGCAAGGTCCCCGGCGCCGACACCCAGGCGTTCACCCTCGACAATCCGGAGATCGCCGGCCGGTTCGCCGCGCGCCTCACCGAGGTCGCCGCGTCCGGCGGCACGGTCACCGTCTGTGGCGGCGGCCTGACCGGCATCGAGGCGGCCACCGAGATCGCCGAGAGCCACCCCGGCCTGGACGTCACGCTGATCAGCGTGACCGAGCCCGGCGGCATGATGGGTGCCAGGGCCCGCGCCTACCTCTACGGCACGCTGGACCGCCTCGGCGTCACTCTTGAGACCGGCACCCGCGTCACCGAAGTACTGCCCGACGCCGTCGAGCTGGCCGACGGCCGGCTCGTCCGCTCCGACGCATGCCTGTGGACCACCGGTGTCAAGGTGTCGCCGCTCGCCGCCAACGCCGGGATCGCCACCGACGACCGCGGCCTCATCCTGGTCGATGCCACCCTGCGTTCGGTTTCCCACCCGGAGATCCACGCCATCGGCGACGCCGCCGCCGTCCGTCTGGCCTGGGGACAGATCCACGGCACCTGCCAGAGCGGCCTGCCCACCGCCCAGTACACCGCCGACACCATCGCGCGGCTCGTGCGCGGCAAGGCCATCAAGCCGTTCCGCTTCGGCTACTTCCACCAGCCGGTCAGCCTCGGCCGCCGTGACGCCGTCATCCAGTTCACCAAGGCCGACGACACCCCCCGCCGCATGCACCTCACCGGCCGGAGCGCCGCCGCGTACAAGGAGATGGTCAGCGGCAGCCCGCTCACGACCTACCGATTCAGCAAGCGCATGAACGTCACCACCATCGTCTCCAAGGGCGGCAGCGTCACCCGCAAGCCCGCAGCATGA
- a CDS encoding helix-turn-helix domain-containing protein yields the protein MLGSMTSNVPLNELGEFLKKRRSQLSPHTVGLPSTGRPRRVEGLRREEVAQLASISTDYYTRVEQGRMQASAPVLDTIARILHLDDDERGYLFQLAGKTTVRTPRRRGVQKVQPQLQRVLEDLTAVPAIVQGRRGDILAWNALAAALVTDFSRISEKHRNYPRLIFTDPAMRTLYADWETAGQVTVAQLRMEAAKYPQDPRLIALVGELSMRDQQFAQWWGDHRVAARTVGTKTLIHPVVGEVTLDCDTLTASTDPDQYMTVWTAAPDSPAHDQLRILASWAADQNLPASSGWEA from the coding sequence ATGCTGGGAAGCATGACCAGCAACGTTCCCCTCAACGAACTGGGAGAATTCCTCAAGAAGCGCCGCTCACAGCTGAGCCCGCACACGGTCGGACTTCCGTCGACCGGCCGGCCCCGCCGGGTCGAAGGACTGCGCCGCGAAGAGGTCGCCCAGCTCGCCTCGATCAGCACCGACTACTACACCCGGGTCGAGCAGGGCCGCATGCAGGCGTCCGCCCCCGTGCTGGACACCATCGCCCGCATCCTCCACCTGGACGACGACGAGCGGGGCTATCTCTTCCAGCTCGCGGGCAAGACCACCGTACGCACGCCCCGGCGCCGGGGCGTGCAGAAGGTCCAGCCACAACTGCAGCGGGTGCTGGAGGACCTCACCGCCGTCCCGGCCATCGTGCAGGGGCGACGCGGGGACATCCTGGCGTGGAACGCCCTGGCAGCAGCCCTGGTCACCGACTTCTCCCGCATTTCGGAGAAGCACCGCAACTACCCCCGCCTCATCTTCACCGATCCGGCGATGCGCACCCTGTACGCAGACTGGGAGACCGCTGGGCAGGTCACCGTGGCACAGCTGCGGATGGAAGCGGCGAAGTATCCCCAGGACCCCCGCCTGATCGCGCTGGTGGGTGAACTGTCCATGCGCGACCAGCAGTTCGCCCAGTGGTGGGGCGATCACCGCGTCGCCGCCCGCACCGTGGGCACCAAGACCCTGATCCATCCGGTCGTGGGTGAGGTCACCCTCGACTGCGACACCCTCACCGCCAGCACCGACCCCGACCAGTACATGACGGTCTGGACCGCTGCCCCGGACTCCCCCGCGCACGATCAGCTGCGCATCCTCGCCTCCTGGGCCGCCGACCAGAACCTGCCCGCCTCGTCAGGATGGGAAGCATGA
- a CDS encoding helix-turn-helix domain-containing protein: MTSNVPLNELGEFLKKRRSELSPRTVGLPETSGPRRVDGLRREEVAQLASISTDYYTRLEQGRMQASAPVLDIIARVLHLDDDERGYLFQLAGKTTTRTRRHGRQKVQPQLQRVLDDLTATPAIVQGRRGDILAWNALAAALVTDFSRIPEKHRNYPRLIFTDPAMRTLYADWEGSARIAVAQVRMEAAKYPEDPRLIELVGELSTRDKQFAQWWGDHRVAARTVGTKTLNHPVVGELVLDWDTLTANTDPDQHLTVWTGAPGSPTHERLRILASWAADQHVSPSSSLR, encoded by the coding sequence ATGACCAGCAACGTTCCTCTCAACGAACTCGGCGAATTCCTCAAGAAGCGCCGCTCCGAACTGAGCCCGCGCACGGTCGGGCTCCCGGAGACGAGCGGACCCCGCCGGGTGGACGGGCTGCGCCGTGAGGAGGTCGCCCAGCTCGCCTCGATCAGCACCGACTACTACACGCGTCTTGAGCAGGGCCGCATGCAGGCGTCCGCGCCCGTGCTGGACATCATCGCCCGCGTTCTCCACCTGGACGACGACGAGCGGGGCTATCTCTTCCAGCTCGCGGGCAAGACCACCACCCGCACGCGGCGCCACGGCAGGCAGAAGGTGCAGCCCCAGCTCCAACGAGTCCTGGACGACCTCACCGCCACCCCGGCCATCGTGCAAGGCCGACGCGGGGACATCCTGGCGTGGAACGCCCTGGCAGCAGCCCTGGTCACCGACTTCTCCCGCATTCCGGAGAAGCACCGCAACTACCCCCGCCTCATCTTCACCGATCCGGCGATGCGCACCCTGTACGCAGACTGGGAGGGCTCGGCGAGGATCGCCGTGGCGCAGGTTCGGATGGAGGCGGCGAAGTATCCCGAGGACCCCCGCCTGATCGAGCTGGTCGGTGAACTGTCCACCCGTGACAAACAGTTCGCCCAGTGGTGGGGTGATCACCGCGTCGCCGCCCGCACCGTAGGCACCAAGACCCTCAACCATCCGGTCGTCGGCGAACTCGTCCTGGACTGGGACACCCTCACCGCCAACACCGATCCCGACCAGCACCTGACCGTCTGGACCGGCGCCCCCGGCTCTCCCACCCACGAGCGGCTGCGCATCCTCGCCTCCTGGGCCGCCGACCAACACGTGTCGCCCTCGTCTTCCCTCCGCTGA
- a CDS encoding DUF1772 domain-containing protein, translating into MLDALQVVTIVVVGVMVGVEFSVPFFSNPILNALPGDNGLRGRVHGARLGGAVMPFWYIGSLVLVGVWAVAGWDDDGSGLVVTAAALLIASVLMSILVLVPINNRVKTWTTGSRPAGWKEQMKRWDRWHYVRVAVIIAAFTCLAAALT; encoded by the coding sequence ATGCTCGATGCACTTCAGGTCGTCACCATCGTGGTCGTCGGCGTGATGGTGGGGGTGGAGTTCTCCGTCCCCTTCTTCAGCAACCCGATCCTCAACGCACTCCCCGGCGACAACGGCCTGCGCGGCCGCGTCCACGGGGCCCGACTGGGCGGCGCCGTAATGCCGTTCTGGTACATCGGCTCGCTCGTCCTCGTCGGGGTCTGGGCCGTCGCCGGATGGGACGACGACGGCTCCGGCCTCGTCGTGACCGCCGCCGCGCTGCTGATCGCCAGTGTGCTCATGTCGATCCTGGTGCTCGTCCCGATCAACAACCGGGTCAAGACGTGGACCACCGGCAGCCGGCCGGCCGGCTGGAAGGAGCAGATGAAGCGCTGGGACCGCTGGCACTACGTCCGCGTCGCCGTCATCATCGCCGCCTTCACCTGCCTGGCGGCCGCCCTCACCTGA
- a CDS encoding TetR/AcrR family transcriptional regulator: protein MSVQERKQRERAERERLIVATARELAEQQGWDAVTTRRLAESIEYSQPVLYSHFRGKREIIGAVALQGASEMAVAMRAATAAADGSRARVAALARAYLDFAERHPAVYDALFQLDGGLAYAQEDTPEPLKDAFAALLECLSEVAGDGVRPELFTETFWASLHGLATLTRAGRLPPEDAEHRTELLVDRLAML from the coding sequence ATGTCGGTACAGGAACGCAAGCAGCGCGAACGGGCGGAGCGCGAGCGCCTCATCGTGGCGACGGCCCGCGAACTCGCCGAGCAGCAGGGCTGGGACGCGGTCACCACCCGCCGGCTCGCCGAGAGCATCGAGTACAGCCAGCCCGTCCTCTACAGCCACTTCCGCGGCAAGCGCGAGATCATCGGCGCCGTCGCTCTGCAGGGCGCTTCCGAGATGGCCGTGGCGATGCGGGCTGCGACCGCCGCCGCCGACGGCTCCCGCGCCCGGGTCGCAGCCCTCGCCCGTGCCTACCTCGACTTCGCCGAACGCCACCCGGCGGTCTACGACGCCTTGTTCCAGCTCGACGGCGGCCTGGCATACGCGCAGGAGGACACCCCCGAACCGTTGAAGGACGCCTTCGCCGCGCTGCTGGAGTGCCTCAGCGAGGTCGCCGGGGACGGCGTGCGCCCGGAGCTGTTCACCGAGACGTTCTGGGCGTCCCTGCACGGACTGGCCACCCTGACCCGAGCGGGACGGCTCCCGCCGGAGGACGCCGAGCACAGGACGGAGCTGCTGGTGGACCGGCTCGCCATGCTCTGA
- a CDS encoding dihydrofolate reductase family protein → MQTLTVDVFLSVDGWAGSATSPGYFGHFGPELEEWITDELALPQLVVLGRRTYEALAGLPREARDESSQRMAELNKVVFSRTMDTVSWPNTHICHDDATTEVTRLKANGNVPLRTTGSLSVARQLLAADTSPEPNRSRAFVKPSVIWPHRLRR, encoded by the coding sequence ATGCAGACACTGACTGTCGATGTGTTTCTCTCGGTCGATGGATGGGCTGGCAGCGCGACGTCGCCCGGCTATTTTGGACACTTCGGCCCCGAGCTGGAGGAGTGGATCACCGATGAGTTGGCCCTGCCGCAACTGGTCGTCCTTGGGCGACGCACCTACGAGGCGCTCGCGGGTCTTCCAAGGGAGGCTCGCGACGAGTCCTCGCAGCGGATGGCCGAGCTGAACAAGGTCGTGTTCTCGAGGACAATGGACACGGTCTCATGGCCGAACACGCACATTTGCCATGACGACGCCACTACCGAGGTCACTCGGCTCAAAGCCAACGGCAACGTTCCACTGCGCACCACGGGAAGCCTTTCCGTGGCTCGACAACTTCTCGCCGCCGATACGTCGCCGGAGCCGAATCGTTCGAGGGCTTTCGTGAAGCCGTCGGTGATCTGGCCGCACCGGTTGAGACGGTAG